In Sus scrofa isolate TJ Tabasco breed Duroc chromosome 12, Sscrofa11.1, whole genome shotgun sequence, the DNA window tgatcttgctgtgggtgtggtgtaagttggcagctgtagctccgattggacccctagcctgggaacctccatatgctgcgggtgcagccctacaaagcaaataataataataataataataataaataaaggactTTGATTCCAGAGAGGAGGCCTTCtcgccctccttccttcctctcttcccttccttccctgtgtCTTTGGGAGCGGCCGCTGCTGGGATTCCAGGGTCTCAACCCAACCCTGGCTCTAGGTATGGGAAAGCCTAGGGGGAAAAACACActggattgggagttcccatcatggctccgcggagatgaatccgaataggaaccatgaggttgcggattcgatccctgaccttgcccagtgggttaaggatccagcattgctatgagctgtggtgtaggtcgcagatgcggctcggatcctgcgttgctgtggctctggcgtaggccggtggctacggctccgatgagaccccaGCCTCGGAACctcgcggccctaaaaagacaaaataaaataaaataaaaataaaaagttaaaaaaaaaaaatacaccggACCAAGCTTGCGGCTCCCCCTCACCTACCAGCCCACTTTCCCAATCTGTGATCTTTGACCTTGTCTTATTTTAGGCTGTTCCCGAAAAACCAGTGCCAATGTGACGCCTTCGGGCATCAGGGAAGCTATAACTTGGAGGATGCCTACGACCCGCGTGACCTCCCCGCAGTGAACCTGAGGAGACAGGCTGAGCTCGAACACTTTCAGAGGAGGTATTGCAGATGCTGAGGGCTCTTGCGCCCTGAGATGGAGCGGAAGCTCTCTACTCATTCCCGAGGGTGTGGCTccaaggaggggggagggaatgccctctttttttttttttttttttttgtattttgccttttctagggccacttcccatggcacatggaggttcccaggctaggggtctaatcggagctgtagcctcttgcctacgccagagccacagcaacgccagttccgagctgcatctgcgacctacaccacagctcacggtaacgctggatccttaccccactgagtgaggccagggatcgaatctgcatcctcatggatcctagtcaggttcatttccactgcgccacaaggggaactgcaCATTTGTGGTTTTAAAAGAGGAGGGGATAGTTGTGTGTATAAGTGTTTGTGGGTAGGTGCATTTATACGTTGAGGGAGAAATATGAATAGTGGTGGTAATATTTAACCATGGGCTTTTGGTAGTGGCTTgtagtgtttgccaatttccaCGGTTTAATAATCACACtgtacacaacattgtaaatcaaccctgCTTTAGtaaaaagttcaaaaattaaagaaaaactcaaCCCTACAAGAAATCACACTGTGGCTGATTTCAAGTCTCCCACGAGATATCATTGCATGCCGGTTATATAATATCTCCATCCACAGGGAGATTGATGCAAATAACCTCAAGAGtagagataatattttaatattttttaatattgcatgtaaagatttatttaaaatggcTCACATTGAAAACCAGCaattgaaaatgtattaaaataattcgAACGTGGTGAGTGTTGAGCAGGTGTTACCTTTGATCTCTTTATGttatgttacattttatttatttctttctttgtttatttatttatttatttatttacattttagggccacacccgaggcacatggaggttcccaggctaggggtccaatcggagctacagaagccagcctacaccacagccacgtgggatctgagccgcgtctgtgacctacaccacagctcagggcaatgctggatccttaaccctctgagcaaggccagggattgaacccgaaacctcaagaatgctgcattgggagttcccgtcgtggcgcagtggttaacgaatcggactaggaaccatgaggttgcgggttcggtccctgcccttgctcagcgggttaacgatccggcgttgccgtgagctgtggcgtaggtcgcagacgcggctcggatcctgagttgctgtggctctggcgtaggccggtggctacagctccgattcgacccctagcctgggaacctccatatgccgcgggagcggcccaagaaatagcaacaacaacaacagcagcaaaagacaaaagacaaaaaaaaaaaaagaaaaaagaaaggaagggagaaagaagtaaagaagaaaacaagtattgaaaaggatttggagaaattgaaacccttgcacactgttagtggaaatgtaaagtGGTATAGCTGCTGCAGAATAAAATACAAcagtcttcaaaaagaaaaattaaaaataaattataagatgacttagcaattccactcctgggtatgtaaccaaaaaaaaaaaaaaaaaaaaaaaaaaagaatgctgcattggattcttaaccggctgagccacaacaggaactccgtgattttgattttgattttttatttttatgtctttttgctatttcttgggccgctcccccggcatatggaggttcccaggctaggggtccaatccgagctgtagccgccagcctatgccagagccacagcaactcgggatccgagccgggtctgcaacctacaccacaactcagggcaacgccagatcgttaacccactgagcaagggcagggaccgaacctgcaacctcatggttcctagtcggattcgttaagcactacgccacgtcgggaactccgatttttatttttaatgtgtgttGTTGTAATCTGCCTTAGTTTCTTTGTGGAATtcgaggctggagggaggggcaggaataaagaagaggagagaatgcaGGACAATCCGACGATTTACTTTGGATTTCTCCCCCTTTGCAGCCCAAAGCTCTGGGCACAGATACCCCTTTAAGAGCTAGccagcagttcctgtcgtggctcagtggttaacgaacctgactagtatccatgaggatgtgggttcgatccctggccttgctcagtgggttcaggatccagcaatgccgtgagctgcggtgtgggtcgcagacgtggctcgaatcccgcgttgctgcggctgcagtgtagaccggcagctacagctctgattggacccctagcctgggaacctccatatgccgcgggaagtggccctagaaaagcaaaaaaaagaaggaaaaaaagaaaaagaactagccGGTGGGGACagtgaggagctcctgctgtggtacagtggaatcAGCTGTGTCTGGGGAgcacggggatgcaggttcaacccctggcctagcacagtgggttaaagatctgttgctgcagctgcagcttaggtcgcagtcacagctcaggtctgatccctggcctgggaactccatatgcctcggggaggccaaaaacgaaagaaaaaaaaagaacgaacCAGTGGgagcagtgggagttcccttgtggctcagcacgttaaggaggatctggcatggtcactgcattggctcaggtcgctgccgtGTGGTGggtgagatccctggcctgggaacgtctatgccgtgggtgtggttgcacccccctcccccccaaaaaagagctAGTCAGGGACAGGTATCAAGGCAGCTGCTGATGGTTTTGTTTCCCTGCAGAGAAGGGCTCCCTCGCCCACCGCCCCTGCTGGCTCAGCCCAACCTCCCCTTTGGGTACCCGGTCCACGGGGTGGAAGTGATGCCTCTACACACCATCCCCATCCCAGGTAGGTGCATCTCCACCCGGACAGGACCCAGGCAGCTCTCGTAGTCCTTCTGAAGCAAAGCAGGGAGCAGAAGGGAGCAGTTATCCGCTGAGTCCTTCCCGGGTACGCGGCACAATCCATGAAGCTGGACATGGTTTCATTTGATGTTATTCTCACTGTTTCCACCACTGGGAATGGCACTTAGGAGCTGTCGCCTCCCTGGGCATCTGGGATCGTGTAGGAGAGGACGGAGATCTGAGTGCCTCGAGGAATCTTAGGCCATTATTGGCTTTTTGGTGTCTGTCAGCATCAAGGGAGCAGGCAAAGCCTCAGCCCATCTCCAGGGACTGCATATGGAAAGAATATTTCTATCCGTTACAGCTCCTCCACGAGGGGTTTTTACACACACCTCTCGTCCAGCATACATCCCTGCGAGGTAAATGTTATTTTGCCAATTTCCCAAATAAGTTTAGGCCACAGAAGGAGGATGTGTTTGAGTGAGAATTTGCATTAGTCATAAGAACAGAGatagattttaaagtaaaaacatttgAGATGAGTTGctggtgttttggggtttttttcttttgttttgtttttttgtttttgtcgtttgtctttttagcacctggaggttcccaggctaggggtcaaatcggagttgtagctgctggcctacagcagagccccagcaacaccagatccgagctgtgtctgcgacctacaccacagcgcacagcaatgctggatcctttacccattgagtgaggccagggatcgaacccacaacctcatggttcttagttggattcgtttccactgcgccatgacaggaactctgagttgcTCGTGTTTTTaagtactcatttaaaaaatgatttgccATTTTGGCTAATTCTCTTTCTAGTGTGTAAAACATATGTAACATAAAGTTTACCATTTAGGGGAATCCAACTAGacaccatgaggttttgggttgtatccctggcctcgctcagtggggcagggatccggtgttgctgtgagctgtggtgtaggtcgcagactcagctgaCAATCTGTTTTGCTGTCATTGTGAcgtaagccagcaactgcagctctgattcgacccgtggcctgggaacttccttatgcagagggtgtggccctaaaaagccccaaacccccccaaaacccaacaacaacaagacaaaaaaaaaaaaaaaaaaaacccaaactaggGGAGGGCATCAGAGGCTTTGGTTTGCTGGAGTTTGCAGAGGTCCGTTGGACACCATCTAGCAAGCTCTAGTGGGGAGGCGAGCGGTCTGCAAACACCCTGGATAGGTGACACTTGAAGGGGCTCTGGAGGGATGTGTAGGAATTGGCCAGGGAGCTGAGAGCATCAGGGAACTCTTGGCATcctctcaaatgcttttttttttctttcctttctcctttttcctgtgACCTCCAGGCCTCCGGTTTGAAGGACCAGATGCTCCCATCTATGAGGCAAGAGTccccttcccagccccacttTGCACTTAGCATCCTGTCCTTGGCTCACTGCCCATGCGCTTTTCCCCGTGGTGGTGGCTGGTCTCAGCGTTTGACAGAGAGACAAAGATGGGGCAGACAAAgatgctgtagctctgattggacccctagcctgggaacttccatgtgcttcaggtctggccctaaaaagaaagatctGTTGACTGAAATGTTTccagcagttttttttctttctttctttttttttgtcttttgtctttttagggccgcatccagcggcacatggagtttcccaggctaggggtccaatcagagctgtagctgccagcctacgccagagccacagccacaccggatccgagccgcatctacaacctacaccacagctcgaagcaacactgggtccttaacccactgagcaagggcagggatcgaacctgcaacctcatggttcctagtcggattcgttatcactgagccacaacaggaactccagaagaaatcTTTAAGAATGGATGCCACTTAACTCTGCATGCCAAGAGTTAAGAATGTTTCAGAAATGGCCCTTGAACACACCAGGTCCTAGGTCCTAGGCTTTTGGGGCTGGGGCAGACACTCCATCAGAGCCAGACCCTAGCTTTCGGGAGCATGAAGCGTTCTTCTCCTCACACCCTTATGcatgctgccccctgctggccgTCCTGGGTATGTGCCTCTCTGCATTTAGGCTTTCTACCTCCTTTATCCTAGGTCACCCTGACAGCTTCTCTGGGGCCACTGAACACCCTTGCTGACGTCCCAGACAATGTGGTGAAGGGCAGAGGCCAGAAGCAGCTGAACATTTTGACCAGTAGCCGGGAGCTTTTGAATTTCATCCTCCAGCATGTGACATACACGAGCACAGAGTACCACCTCCACAGAGTGGATGTGGGTGAGTCCGTCCTCGGATGGCAAAATGCTGAGGGACCCCATAAACACCAccactgcccccgcccccggctctcAAGGTcatccttctccaggaagcctgcttCCCTGGCTCCTGTTTCTAACGCTAGGCACCTCACTTCCCACTTAACTGTACCTGGTACTATCCCCGTGTTGCCATTGAGCCCGTGGAGGGACCTGAAAGAAAGACAGTGAAATGCCTGCTTGTCTGTACATGAGGACAGATCATTCATGCTCTGCACCTGGAAACCATCCCCTTCTGCTCCCCGTTCTCATCAGTGATCAAAGCTGAAGGTTCCCTGTtccggttgtggtgcagtggaaatgaatctgaccagtatccacaaggttggcggttcgatccctggcctcaccagtgggtcggggatccggcgttgccgtgagctgtggtgtaggtcgcagacgtggctcagatcccatcctgcgttgctgtggctgtggtgtaggctggcagctgcggctcctatTCGAttcctaccttgggaacttccatatgccacgggtacggccctaaaaagcaaaggaaaaaaaagaaaaagaaaaagctgaaggTTTCAGCTGCAGTAGAGGAGAACACAGTCCACGTGTCAGTGGCTTGTCCTGAGCATTACGGGAAAGAGGGATGTGGGGGAGCTGTCAGTCCCAAGGCAGTGGCTttgtcttcctcctcccctcccatcccaaACCCGACTCTTACTCCCAGAATTCATGGGAGACCAATTCCTGCCACCCTCAGGGCAGCCCCACTTACCTTCTGGATGAATTAAAACCcttttccgggagttcccattgtggctcagtggttaacgaacccaactagtatccatgaggacacgggtttgatccatggccttgctcagggcgttaagggtccggcattgcgtgagccgtggtgtaggctgcagaagtggctcagattctgcgctGCTGTAtaggtataggctggtggctatagctccagctggactcctagcctgggaacctccatatgccacgggtgcagccctaaaaagaaaaagacaaaaataaataaatacataaataaataaattaccctTTTccggagttcttgtggctcagtggactaagaacctaactagaatccatgaagatgcaggtttgctcccagGCCTCGCTGCGGCATaattcgcagatgtggctgggattccattggctgtggctgtggctgtggtgtaggccggcagctacagctccgatttgactcctagcctgggaacctccatatgctgcacctgcagcccttcaaaaaaaaaaaagggagttcccgtcgtggcgcagtggttaacgaatccgactaggaaccatgaggttgcgggttcgatccctgcccttgctcagtgggttaatgatccggcgttgccgtgagctgtggtgtaggttgcagacgcggctcggatcctgcgttgctgtggctctggcgtaggctggtggctacagctccgattcaacccctagcctgggaacctccatataccgcgggagcggcccaagaaatagcaacaacaacaacaacaacaacaagccaaaaaaaaaaaaaggcactgtgaGGTGAACTGGGCTGGTAGTGTTACCCTGGttttggaggtggaggtggaggtgctgTGACTTACCCAAGGTATTTCAAATTGTAGATGCAGAGTCAAACTTAATCTACCCCTCTGATTCCAAGCCCACTTCACCCGACAGAGTCTCACGGGGGCAGACATGTGCGTTTCAGAGGCAGTCAGCAGGTTGCTTCCGGAACACACAGCAGGGTAGGAGCCAGAATGCCATAGACTCTGTGGGGTCCTCAGTCCTTCACTCCCCCATCACGTGGGCTTCCCCGGCCTCGTGGGGAGTGACCCAGATACCGTGCACCAGCCCTGACCTGATTTCTCCCTCCAGTGAGTCTGGAGTCCAAGTCCTCAGTGGCCAAGTTTCCGGTGACCATCCGCTATCCTGTCATGCCCAAGTTATATGACCCTGGACCAGGTAAGACCCTTGTCCCTGGGGCTCCATGGTGGGTCCCTGGAGACTGTTGGGTGAGATGCAGAAGGGCTCCCCTCTGAGATGGAGGAGGAGACTCGATGAAATAAAAGCTCCAATAGGAGTCCTGttaacaagctttttttttttttttggttgtgcccgcagagtggaagtttccaggggaacctgtgccacagcagtgacccaagccacagcagtgacaacactggatccttagtccactaggccaccagggaaatccaacaagctttttttggaggaaaaaaatgctagAATACGCTCTTAATACTGCTTCATTACGTTTAACTTATTGTATGgttgaatttattttgaaaaaaatctaatgatttatgacattttaataagtaataattataaaaatacaatgttaTTGGACCATGAAGAGCTATGTCAGTGGAATCAAATTAGATACCTAGgcattcttgtcatggctcagtggttaacgaactaatctgactaggaaccatgaggttgcgggttcgatacctggccttgctcagtgggttaaggatccagcgttgccatgagctgtggtgtaggtcacagacgcggcttggatcccatgttgctgtggctctggcataggctggcagatgcagcaccagtttaacccctagcctgggaacctccatatgccacgggagcagccctagaaaaggcaaaaagacaaaaaaaagaaaagaaaagaaaagaaacccaggaATAGACATCTTGGAATTTTACCGTGTGATCAAGgtagtttttcaaattaaaagggaaaaagatggATTGTTCAAGAGATCGTGTGAGATAACTGTGTAGCTGTATGAAAATAACAAGCTGAATCCATCTCATAGCTCACACCAAGTACATTCTAGGTAGAgcaaatatctaatttttttaagtactagGAATCAGCCTGGagtttaaaaataactgtgtaaAGTATGACTTTTCTAAATAAGACACAAAACCTAGGAAAaagactaaaaggaaaaagacgaaaaacataaattatataacaatttttaatgtttttaatgacGGAAGCCTACCATATGCAAAGtcaaatgacaaaagacaaattgGGGAAAAATAACCACACACGCGAAAGTCAAAGGTCTAATTTTACTTCAGAGGACTTATGAATCAGTAAGAAAAGAACATGAATAAGaaccacaaggagttcccgtcgtggcttagtggttaacgaaccctaccagtgtccatgaggtttcaggttcgattcctggctttgctcagtgggttgaggatccggcgttgctatgagctgtggtgtaggctgcagactcgactcagatctggcattgctgcggctgtggctgtggctgtggccagcagctgtagctacaatgcgacccctagcctgggaacctccatatgccgtgggtgcggccctaaaaaaagcaaaaaaaaaaaaaaaaaaaaaaaaaagaaaaaccaggccAGGCACGTCTCTCTGTAGGATTGCAGCTGTGACAGGGCAGGTCTCAGGTCTTTAAatcttttcccctcttcctggGCCTCACGACTGGTCATATTGAATCCCTTGATGGGCGAATCTCTATGCGTCTCAATTCCCAGTAACAGCATGAAAGCCGGTTGCAAACCAAGTGCAGATAGGCAGGCATAACTTGAAGCATCCCACTCGACAGAAGGAAACAGCAGACTGGAGCCAACAGAAccagaagagaggagttcccgttgtggctcagtgggtgaagaacctgacatggtgtctgtgaggatgcaggttcaacccctggcctcacttagtgggttcagTATCTGCATAGCTgccagctgtgatgtgggtcaaagatgcggctcagatctgatgtggctgaggtataggcctgcagctgcggctctgattcaactgggagcctgggagcctgggaacctacatatgctgcaggtgcagctactaagaaaagaacaaacaaacaagcaaaaaacaaaaaaaaaaaccaaaaaaagggagACACTCTAGAAGACAGAAACCATTTAAACAAATTgggagttcgcgttgtggctcagtgggttgagaatctgactcatggagttcccaccatggctcagcggaaacgaatctaactagcatccatgaggatacaggtttgatccctggcctcgctcagtgggttagggatccggcgttgccgtgagctgtggtgtagatgaggctcggatcctgtgttgctgtggctgtggtgtaggccggcagctgtagctctgagctgacccctagcctgggaacctccatatgctgcaggtgtggccctaaaaagacaaaaagacaaaataataataataaaatgtattttc includes these proteins:
- the LOC110255214 gene encoding beta-1,4 N-acetylgalactosaminyltransferase 2-like isoform X7; its protein translation is MTSYSPRCLSILKISMVLLVLSVGLFMFRSVFLDTDFSLLNSPIPSPTLDAQTLKLLPEKHVRSLFTYSGIWLFPKNQCQCDAFGHQGSYNLEDAYDPRDLPAVNLRRQAELEHFQRREGLPRPPPLLAQPNLPFGYPVHGVEVMPLHTIPIPGLRFEGPDAPIYEVTLTASLGPLNTLADVPDNVVKGRGQKQLNILTSSRELLNFILQHVTYTSTEYHLHRVDVDAESNLIYPSDSKPTSPDRVSRGQTCAFQRQSAGCFRNTQQVSLESKSSVAKFPVTIRYPVMPKLYDPGPERKLRDLVTIATKTFLRPHKLMTMLRSVREYYPDLTVIVADDSKEPLKITDSHVEYYAMPFGKGWFAGRNLAISQVTTKYVLWVDDDFIFNSKTRIEALVDVLEKTELDVSSLLMGSGACSWGPAHT
- the LOC110255214 gene encoding beta-1,4 N-acetylgalactosaminyltransferase 2-like isoform X6 — translated: MTSYSPRCLSILKISMVLLVLSVGLFMFRSVFLDTDFSLLNSPIPSPTLDAQTLKLLPEKHVRSLFTYSGIWLFPKNQCQCDAFGHQGSYNLEDAYDPRDLPAVNLRRQAELEHFQRREGLPRPPPLLAQPNLPFGYPVHGVEVMPLHTIPIPGAVASLGIWDRVGEDGDLSASRNLRPLLAFWCLSASREQAKPQPISRDCIWKEYFYPLQLLHEGFLHTPLVQHTSLRGLRFEGPDAPIYEVTLTASLGPLNTLADVPDNVVKGRGQKQLNILTSSRELLNFILQHVTYTSTEYHLHRVDVVSLESKSSVAKFPVTIRYPVMPKLYDPGPERKLRDLVTIATKTFLRPHKLMTMLRSVREYYPDLTVIVADDSKEPLKITDSHVEYYAMPFGKGWFAGRNLAISQVTTKYVLWVDDDFIFNSKTRIEALVDVLEKTELDVSSLLMGSGACSWGPAHT